The uncultured Carboxylicivirga sp. genomic interval TGGTTTAAAAGAGTTTGGTAACATCTACACCCGTATAATGAATCCAACAACCGATGTGTTTGAAAAAAGGATTGCAGCATTAGAAGGTGGAACAAATGCTGTTGCAGTATCGTCAGGACAAGCCGCTCAATTTATTGCCTTAACTAATTTTTTAGAGGCTGGCGATAATTTTGTTTCTACATCTTATTTGTATGGAGGAACTTACAACCAGTTTAAGGTTCAATTTAAACGTTTAGGAATCAAAGCAAAATTTATTGAAGGTGATGATCCAGCGTTATTCGAAGCTGCCATCGACGATAAAACAAAAGCCATCTATATCGAAACCATTGGAAATCCACAGTTTAATGTACCAGATTTTGAAGCTATTGCCGCAATAGCACAAAAACATAAAATTCCATTAGTCGTAGATAACACTTTTGGAGCAGGTGGATATTTGTTCCGTCCGTTGGAACATGGTGCCAATGTTGTAGTAGAATCTGCAACAAAATGGATTGGCGGACATGGTACCTCAATAGGAGGAATTATTGTTGATGGTGGTAACTTCAATTGGGGAAATGGTAAGTTTCCAATATTTACCGAACCATCAGAGGGTTATCATGGAATGAAATTCTGGGAAGTATTTGGCGAAGGAAGTCCTTTTGGTAACATTGCTTTTGGTATTAGAGCCAGAGTTGAAGGATTGCGTGATTTTGGCTCAGCTTTAAGTCCTTTCAACTCATTTTTATTAATTCAAGGTTTAGAAACACTTTCATTGCGTGTTGATCGCCATGTTGAAAATGCATTGGAAATTGCTCAATGGCTGGAATCACACAATTTGGTTGAATACGTAAGCTATCCTGGCTTAGAATCAAGTCCGTATCACACATTAGCTAAAAAATACCTTAAAAGAGGATTTGGTGGAGTAATGAGTTTTAAAATTAAAGGTGACACCAAACAAGCTGATAATTTTATACAAAACCTTAGCTTAATAAGCCACCTTGCCAACATTGGTGATGCGAAATCATTGATTATTCACCCAAGTTCAACCACCCACGAACAACTATCATTAGAAGAGCAAAAAGCTTCGGGTGTAGAACCCGGATTACTACGACTTTCGGTTGGTATTGAACACATCGATGATATTAAAGCAGATTTACAACAAGCATTTGATAAACTGTAATTATAAAAAACTACTTATGGAACGGATTATTTATCACACGAAGAGATTAATAACCGTTCCATAATTTTATAATCATTTTTATTTACTGAAACAGAAGCTTTATTTTTGCAGACGAATTGAACCAAAAAGTAATGAAAAAGAAACTAAATATCGGATTATTTGGCTTTGGCGTAGTAGGAGAGGGATTGTATGATGTACTTAAAACAAGTCCGGCTTTTGATGCAAAAATCACCAAGATTTGTGTAAAAAATAAGAAGACTCGCTCCATATCTGAAGATCATTTTTGCTATAATGCCGATGATATTCTTGAAAATCCTGAAATTAATACAGTTGTTGAGTTAATCGACAATGCCGATCAGGCTTATGCTATTGTTAAAAAA includes:
- a CDS encoding O-acetylhomoserine aminocarboxypropyltransferase/cysteine synthase; amino-acid sequence: MSDFHFETLQLHAGHDVDETTLSRAVPIYQTSSYLFKDAEHAANLFGLKEFGNIYTRIMNPTTDVFEKRIAALEGGTNAVAVSSGQAAQFIALTNFLEAGDNFVSTSYLYGGTYNQFKVQFKRLGIKAKFIEGDDPALFEAAIDDKTKAIYIETIGNPQFNVPDFEAIAAIAQKHKIPLVVDNTFGAGGYLFRPLEHGANVVVESATKWIGGHGTSIGGIIVDGGNFNWGNGKFPIFTEPSEGYHGMKFWEVFGEGSPFGNIAFGIRARVEGLRDFGSALSPFNSFLLIQGLETLSLRVDRHVENALEIAQWLESHNLVEYVSYPGLESSPYHTLAKKYLKRGFGGVMSFKIKGDTKQADNFIQNLSLISHLANIGDAKSLIIHPSSTTHEQLSLEEQKASGVEPGLLRLSVGIEHIDDIKADLQQAFDKL